GCGGGTCGGACCTTACCCCCCCGGGGCATGTGCACCCGCCGCCCGCGCAGGTCTCCTCCCGTTACCCGCAATACCCGCTCCGCCAAGGTCATCCCCCATGATGGCCGGTGGCCCGGCCCGGCCGGGCCACCGGAATTACGCATATTGTAACGAATCGGGCAGATAATAGGCTGCGGTGGAATTGTCGTTTATGGCTCTTTGAGGCCGGGAGGAGTCGGTCATGAACGGGCGCTATTTCGACGGGCCGCGGCCGCTGCGGGGGCCTGTGCCGCCGCCGTCCACACCCAAAGCCGGCGTGAGAACGGACCTGGCGGTGGAAGCCGTCGGCCCCCAGCCTATCCCCGGTGTCAACATCGACCGGGTGGAAGAAGACGGCATAGTGGTCAGCCGGGTGCAGGTGGAAACGTACCAGGCGGCCCAGCAGATCGGCAAGGCCCCCGGGCGCTACATCACCGTGGACGCTGCCCGGCTGCGGGAGCGGGAGCGGCAAACCCAGGAGCGGGTGGCGGCCATCATCGGCCGGGAACTGCGCTACCTGCTGGGCGTGCCCAAAGACGCGGAGATCTTCGTCGTCGGCCTGGGCAACTGGCGGGCGACCCCCGATGCCCTGGGCCCCCGGGTGGTGGAGAACCTCATGGTCACCCGGCACATGTGGGACCACGTGCCCCCCGATCTCCGGGGCGGCCTGCGGCCCGTGTCGGCCCTGGCTCCCGGGGTGCTGGGCATTACCGGCATCGAAACCTGGGACATCATCAGCAGCATCGTGGACCGTATTCGCCCGGCGGCGGTGGTGGCGGTGGACGCCCTGGCCGCCATGGATCTGAGCCGCATCGTCACCAGCGTCCAGCTGGCCGACACGGGGATCCACCCGGGCTCAGGGGTGGGCAACCGGCGCACCGGCATCACCCGGGAAACGGTGGGCGTGCCCGTCATCGCCATCGGGGTGCCTACGGTGGTCCATGCCGTGACCATCGCCAGCCAGACCATCGACATGCTGGTGGCCCGCCTGCGGGCGGAAAACCGCTTCTACGAACTGCTGGGGGCCATGGAAGGGAACGACAAGTATGACTTGATCCGGGAAATCCTATCGCCGGCGGTGGGAGATCTAATGGTGACGCCCAAGGAGATAGACATTCTCATCGAGGACATGGCCTACGTGGTGGCGGCCGGCATCAACCAGGCCCTCCACCCCGATGTGGACAGCGTGGACTTTGCCTCGGCCTTCCCCATTCATTAGGAGTCCCGCAAGGTTTCCAGCACGGAGAAATAATCGGGAAAGCTCTTGGCCACGCAGGAGGGGTCGGCCACGGCCAGGCCGGGCACCCGCAGGCCCACCAGGGCGAAGGCCATGGCCATACGGTGGTCGTCGTAGGTCTGAATCACCGCGGGCCGGGGTGAGCCCGGCTGAATGATCAGGCCGTCATCCAGTTCCGTCACCGAGATCCCCAGGCGGGCCAACTCGGCGGCGATGGCAGCGATGCGGTCTGTTTCCTGCACCCGGATGTGGCCCACGTTGCGGATGGTCACCGGCGAGTCGCAGAAGGGAGCCAGGCTCGCCAAGGTGGGGGTCATGTCGGACATGGCGTTCAGGTCCACGTCCACGCCCTTGAGGCGCCCGCCCGCCGGGCCCGTCACCGTTAAGCCCTCAGCATCTTCCGTTACGGTGCAGCCCATGGCCGCCAGCACATCCACGAACCCGCTGTCGCCCTGGAGGGAATGGCGGCCGGTGCCCTTGACGGTCACCCTGCCCCCGGTGACGGCCGCCGCAGCCCAGAAGTAGGCGGCGCTGGAGGCATCGGGCTCCACCCCTATGGCCTGGGCCCGGTAGCGCCCCGGCTGGACGATGAAGCGGGAGCCGCCCTCCTCCTTCACGGTGACGCCTTGGCGGGCCATCATGGCCATGGTCATGTCCACGTAGGGCCGGGCAGGCGGCGGCCCCGTCAGCTCCACCACAGCCCCTTGGGGGGCGTAGGGCCCCACCATCAACAAGGCGCTCAGGTACTGGCTGCTCAAGCTGGAATCCAGGCGGGCCAGGCCTCCCTGCAGGGGGCCTTGAATGTCCAAGGGCGGGCAGCCGGTGCCCTCCACCGAATGAACCTGGGCGCCCCACTGGCGCAGGGCGTCGCACAACGGCTCGATGGGGCGCTGGCGCATGCGGGGCGTGCCGTCGATGCGGCAGCGGCCGCTGCCCAACGCGCACAGGGCGGTCAAAAACCTGGTGGCGGTGCCGGCGTTGCCGGTGTAAAGCTCCGCCCCAGGGGCGGGCAGGTCGCCGCCCCGGCCTTGGACGTAAAGTTCATGGGAGTCCCGGTTGAAGCGCACCGGGATGCCCAGTTGGTTGAGGGCCACCGACATGTAGTAGGTGTCGTCGGCCCACAGGGCGCCGGTGACGGTCACCGGCCCGTCGGCCAGGGCCGCCAGGACCAGGGCCCGGTTGGTCATGCTCTTGGATCCGGGCACCTCCACCACGGCTTCCGGCGGCTGTGCCAAGGGCTCTACGGGATAGGGGTCGGGCAGGTCGGATAAGTGGGCCAGAACCTCGGGCGGGCACTCATCCGGATGGACCCACCCGTCGCCCCGGGGCAAAGCATCAGCCGTGCCCATGGTCGTTCTCCTCCCCGTAGCCGGCCCAAGCGCGGCCGCCGGCAAAAAATCGTTCCAAGCCTTCTTCATCGCCTTCGGCCAGGAGGCGGCGCAGGAGGGCCACTTCCCCGGCCAGGCGGGACAAGTAGTAATCGATCTGATCGGCGTTGGCCATGGACACTTCCCGCCACATGGCCGCCGGGCTGCCGGCCAGGCGCACCGTGTCCCGCCAGCCGGAGCCCGCCAGCTGCAGGGGGCTGTCACCGGCCTCCCCTTCCTGGTCGCCCAAGGCGGCCCGCACCATGGCCCACACCGTCAACTGGGGCAGGTGGCTTACGGCGGCCACCTTGCGGTCGTGGTCCTCGGCCCTCAGCACCGCAGGCCGCGCCCCCATGGCGGCCACCAGGGCCTCCAGGCGGGCCAGGGCCTGGGGGTCGGTGCGGGGCGTGGGCGTTAAGGCATAGGGCATGCCGTGGAACAGGTCGGGGCGGGCCGCTCCCAGGCCGGAACGCTCGGACCCGGCCATGGGGTGCCCGCCGATAAAGTGGGCTTTGCCGGACAAGGCTTCTTCATACCGGGCCACCACCGCCCGCTTGGTGCTGGCGGTGTCGGTGACCAGGGCGCCGGGCTCCACGTGCTCCGCCACCGCCGGGGCCATGGCCAGCACAGCCCGGGGCGGGGCCGCCAGGACCACCAAGTCGGCGCCCGCCAGGGCGTCGGCCAAAGATCCCGCCGCCCGGTCGATGCAGCCCATGGCTACAGCGGCCGACAAGACGCCGGGATCAGTGTCCCAGCCCGTCACCTGGGCCGCCCCGCCGGTGCGGCGGCACGCCAGGGCCCAGGACCCGCCGATGAGGCCCAGCCCGATTACGGCAAGGCGCTTAAAGCCCGACTGGGCCACCGGGCCTCACCGATCGGCACTGCCGGCTGCGGCAGCCACCTGATGGATGCCGTTGAGTTGCTTCAGGCTCACGGACAGCACGCGCAGCTCTTCCATCAACTGGGCGAACCGGCGCGGCGTCAGGCTTTGGGGACCGTCGCTCAAAGCCTTCTCCGGGTCGTTGTGGACTTCCACCATGAGGCCGTCGGCGCCGGCGGCCAGGCCCGCCTTGGCCATGGCAGGCACCAGGGACCACTTGCCGGTGCCGTGGCTGGGATCCACCACCACGGGGAGATGGCTCAATTCCTTGACCACGGGCACCGCCGACAAGTCCAAGGTGTTGCGGGTGGCCGTCTCGAAGGTCCGGATGCCCCGCTCGCAGAGCACCACGTCGAAGTTGCCTTCCGACAGGATGTATTCGGCGGCCATGAGCCATTCCTGGATGGTGGCCGACAGGCCCCGCTTCAGCAGGACGGGCTTGCCCGAGCGCCCCACCGCCTTAAGCAGGGGGAAGTTCTGCATGTTCCGGGCGCCCAGCTGCAGCATGTCGCTGTACTCGGCCACCAGGTCCACCGTGTCGGGGCTGACCACCTCGGTGATGACGGGCAGGCCCGTTACTTCCCGGGCTTCCGCCAGGAGGCGCAGGCCTTCTTCCTCAAGCCCCTGGAAGCTGTAGGGAGACGTACGCGGCTTGTAGGCGCCGCCCCGCAGCATGTGGGCGCCCGCCTCCTTGACGGCCTTGGCCGTCTCCAGAAGCTGCTCCCGGCTCTCCACACCGCAAGGACCGGCGATGATCACCGGCTCGCCGCCGCCGAAATGGACGTCGCCAACGGACACCACCGTGTTTTCGGCCCGGAAGGTGCGGCTCACCAGTTTGAAAGGCTGAGCAATAGGCACCACCCGTTCGACTCCTTCAGCGATTTCGAAATTGATACCCGATGCTAGACGCGAATCCCCGATGATGCCGATGATGGTCCGCTCTTCGCCCCGCACCACGTGCACGCCCAGGCCTACGCCCTTGAGGCGCTCCGTGATGGCGTTCACTTGAGCCTCCCCGGCATCGGGCTTCATGACTACTACCATGACGCTTCCCTCCTCCGGCGGGCCGAACCGGGCCATAAAATAAAAAACCTTCGCCCAGGGACGAAGGTCTCGCGTTACCACCCCGGTTGGCCGCCGCTTTGCCGCAAAATTTTATTCGTGCCCATGCCCACGGCAGGGCACCGGCGACCCCCTCAGCGCACCCAAAGCACAAAGCAGACAAGGCTTTGCTTGGGTGCTGTCCGTTAACGGGGACAAGCCGTCGCAGCCTACTGGCCTTAAGGCGTTCAGCCCGCTCTCCGCGGGTGTATTCAGACGGTTCCGAAATCCGGCTTCCACCACGGGCCAGAACCTTCGGGCCTCGCCCTGCCGCCGGCTCTCTGAATTTCGGTGAGCCGCTTACTCTTCCCGCTCATCGATTTGGAAATACGAATAGGTTTGCTCTCAATGATAAGAGCCGCGAGCCCTTATTGTCAACGTCCCTGCAATGCAGCCTTCAAGGACCCGACGAAGCCGGTCACTGGCTCCAGGGCGCCCGGGGGCACCCGGTCCAGAGCCGGATCCAAAGCCGCCCCTTCGATGCGCTGCACCACCGCCGAGCCGACGATGACGGCGTCGGCCAGGCCCCGCAGCTGGGCCGCCTGCTCCGGCGAGCCGATGCCGAAGCCCAGGGCCAGGGGCCGGGAGCACAGGCGGCGCGCCCGGTTCAGCATGGCCTCGGCCTCGGGAGGTATCTGGGACCTGGCCCCGGTGACGCCCGTAAGGGAGACACAGTAGACGAACCCGCCGGGCTCGCCGCCCACGGCGGCGATGCGCTCGTCGGGACTGGTGGGCGCCAGGAAGGGCACCAGGTGGATGCCGGCCGCCCGGCAGGCGCCGGCCAGGGGCTCCTTTTCCTCCCAAGGCAGGTCGGGCACCACCAGGGCATCGAAGCCGGCCTCGGCCAGCTGCCGGGGCAGCCGGTCAAACCCGTGCTGCAGCACGTTGTTCACGTAGCAGAGGAGGGCCAGGGGCCGCTCCTCCCCCCGCTCCCGCACCGTCCGGGCCGCCTCCAGGATATGGGCCAGGCGGGTGCCGGCGGCCAAAGCCCGCTGGGCCGCCCGCTGAATCACCGGCCCGTCGGCCAGAGGATCGGAAAAGGGCATGCCCAGTTCTATCATGTCGGCGCCGGCGGCAAACACCTGGAGGACGATGTCGGCCGTCAGTTGGGGAGCGGGATCGCCGCCGGTCACGTAGACGATGAGGCCGGTATCCCCCTGATCCTTGAGACGGGCGAAGAGCCGGTCCACCCGATTGGCGGCGGGGGCGGCAACCTTCTGTTCAGAGGTCATAGGGGTCACCCCCTTGGTGCCCGGCGGTGCCCGGGGCGCCACCGCCCTCCGGGGACTCCCCTGAGGCGCCTTCCCCGTGGAGCATCTGGGCTACTTGGGCCACATCCTTGTCGCCCCGCCCCGACAGGCAGACCACCACCACGGCGCCCTGGTCCAGGGCGGGCACCAGATGCTGCAGGGCGGCTATGGCATGGGCGCTCTCCAAGGCGGGAATGATGCCTTCGGTCCGGGCCAGCAGCTGGAAGCCTTCCAGGGCTTCCTCGTCGGTGACGGCCATGTACTGGGCCCGGCCTGAATCCTTCAGGAAGGCATGCTCCGGCCCCACGCCGGGGTAGTCCAAGCCGGCGGACACCGAGTGGGCCGGTATGATCTGCCCGTCGTCATCCTGCAGCAGGTAGGTCAAGGCGCCGTGGAGCACCCCCGGTCTGCCCAGCCCCAGGGACGAGGCATGCCGGCCCGGTTCCCGGCCCCGGCCGCCGGCTTCCACCCCCACCATGCCCACTTCCTCGTCGCCGGTGAAGGGGTGGAACAGCCCCATGGCGTTGCTGCCGCCGCCCACGCAGGCCACCAGCAGGTCGGGCAGGCGGCCCGCCTGCTCCAGCACCTGGCGGCGGGCTTCCCGGCCGATGACCGACTGGAACTCCCGCACCATCAAGGGGTAGGGGTGAGGCCCCACCACCGAGCCGATGATGTAATGGGTGTCCCGCACGTGGGTGACCCAGTAGCGGATGGCCTCGTTGACGGCGTCCTTCAAGGTGCGGGTGCCCTGGTCCACGGCGTGGACCTTGGTGCCCAGCAGTTCCATGCGGAAGACATTGAGCCGCTGGCGCCGCACGTCCTCGGCCCCCATGAACACGGTGCATTCCAGGCCGAAGAGGGCCGCCGCCGTGGCGGTGGCCACCCCGTGCTGGCCGGCGCCCGTCTCGGCGATGATGCGCTTTTTGCCCATGCGCTTGGTCAGCAAGGCCTGGCCGATGGTGTTGTTGATCTTGTGGGCGCCGGTATGGTTCAAATCTTCCCGCTTCAAATAGATGCCCACGTCGGGCCGGCCCAGGGCGGCGGCCAGGTTGCGGGCCTCCTGCAGGGGCGTGGGCCTGCCCACGTATTCGGTCAAATAATGATCCACTTCCTGCAGGAAAGACGGGTCGGCCATGGCCGCGGCAAAGGCCTCCTCCAGTTCGTGGAGGGCCGGCATCAAGGTTTCCGGCACGAACTGGCCGCCGAAGGAGCCGAAGTAGCCTTTCCGTTGCTGGGATTCAGGGACCGCGTCCAGGCGCGGCCGGTTCGATGCAGTCATGGGTGTACCGACTCCCTCCCGTTGCTGTCCCCCCGGCCCGCGGCTGCCGCCAGCCGGGCAGTGCGCACGAAGGCGGCCACCCGCGGGGGGTCTTTCCGGCCCGGCGCCTGCTCCACGCCGCTGGCCACATCCACTCCCCAGCTGCCCACGGTCCGGACGGCGTCGGCCACGTTTTCCGGCGCCAGGCCGCCGGCCAGAACCACGGGCCGGTGGGCAGCCAATTCCACGGCCCAAGACCAGGGGAAGGTCTGCCCCGTGCCGCCGGCCTTCGTCGGGCTGTAGGCATCCAAGAGGATAAGATCGGCGGGGCTGTCCCAAGCCGCCTTCAATGAAGCCTCGTCTTTGACCCGCACCGCCTGGATGGTGATCAGGCCCGCCGCCGCGGCGGCTGCCAACTGGGCGTGGCCGTTCCTGCCGTGGAACTGCACATGGGTGAGCCCCGCCTGCCGGGCCGCCGTCAAGATGTGGCCGGCGGGGGCGTCCACGAACACCCCTACCCGGGCCACGTGGGCGGGCAATTGGGCAGCGATGGCGCCGGCGGCGGCGGGGTCCGTCCGGCGGGGACTCTCGGCGAAGACGAAGCCCACGGCGTCGGCCCGGGCATTGACCGCCGCCCGGGCGCCTTCTTCATCGGTAATGCCGCAAATTTTGACCCAAAGCCGGGACGCAGCGGCGGCAGCCTCCAGCAGAGTTCGGACCATGCCCGTGGGATCGCCGCTGCGCACCAGGCTCTCCCCCACCAGCAGGGCGTCCACCCCGGCGGCGGCCACCCGGGCCGCGTCGGCGACAGACCGCACGCCGCTGGCCCCCACCACCGTCACCGATGGCGGGATGAGGGGCACCAATTCCTCGGTGGTGGCCAAATCCACAGCAAAAGTCCGCAAATTCCTGTTGTTGATGCCGATGAGGCGGGCGCCGGCGGCCAAGGCGGCTTCCGTTTCAGCCGGGGTGTTCACTTCCACCAAGGCGGCCAAATCCAGCTGCCGGGCCAGGGCCAGCAGGTCCCCCAATTCCTCCGGCGTCAAGATGGCGGCGATGAGCAGGATGGCGTCGGCGCCCAGGACCACCGCTTCGTACACCTGGTACGGGTCGACGATGAAATCCTTCTGCAATACCGGCAGGGGAACCGCGGCCCGCACCCTGGCCAGGTCACCGGGATCGCCCCGGAAGTGGCCGGACTCCGTCACCACGCTGACGGCGGCGGCACCGCCGGCGGCGTACCGCTCCGCTTGGGCCGCGGCGTCCACGCCCAGGCCGAAGGTGCCGGCGGCGGGGGAGCCCCGCTTCACCTCGGCGATGAGCCGGGGCTGCCGGCCGGACCGTCCCCCGGCTACGGCGGCCAAGAAGTCCCGCCGAGGATCCCGTTGCAGGGTCTCCCGGGCCAGGGCCGCCATGGCTTCCCGGTCCCGCACCGCCGTGGCGGCGGCCACCCGCTGCCGGGCGGCGTCCGCCAGTTGATCCAAGTTGGCGCTGATTCTCCTGGGACTGCTCATCGGCTCAAACCGCCTGCCGCTCGCCGTGCTTCTGGGTAAACTCCACCAAAGCCTCCAAGGTGGCCATGGCCCGGCCGCTGTCCACGGCCTGGGCGGCCAAGGCCACTCCTTCGCGGACATCCTCGGCGGCCCCTGCCGCCACCAGGGCGGCGCCGGCATTGACCAGGACCGCATCCCGCAAAGGCCCCGGCTCACCCGTCAAGACGCCCCGGAGCAAGGCGGCGTTGTGGGCCGCGTCGCCTCCCCGCAGGGCATCCACCGGCGCGGGCTGGATGCCCAGTTCTTCCGGCGTCACGGTGTAGGTGCGGAGACCCGCCTCATCCCACTGGGCCACCAAGGTGGGGCCGCAGATGGAGATCTCGTCCAAGCCGGGATCGCCGTGGACCACCAGGGCCCGCCGCGCGCCCAGGCTGCCCAAGGTTTCGGCCACCTGCTCCACCCGGCTTTGGTCGTAGACGCCCACCAGCTGGTGGGTGGCGCCGGCGGGATTGGTCAAGGGCCCCAGCAGGTTGAACACGGTGCGGATGCCGATTTCCCGGCGGGGGCCCGCCGCATGGCGCATGGCCGGGTGGAGGTTGGGAGCGAAAAGGAAGGCGATGCCGATCTCCGACAAGGCCTTGCTGAGAATGTCCGGCGGCAAAGCCAAATTGACCCCCAAGGCTTCCAGCACGTCGGCGCTGCCGCACCGGCTGGACACGGAGCGGTTGCCGTGCTTGGCCACCTTCACCCCGCAGGCCGCCGCCACGATGGCCGCCGCCGTAGAGATGTTGAAGGTGTGGGCGCCGTCGCCGCCGGTGCCGCAGGTGTCCAGCACCGGGCCCGGGGGAGCCTCCACCGCTGCAACCCGCGAGCGCATGGCCCGGGCGGCGCCCAGGAGTTCTTCGGCCGTCTCGCCTTTCATGCGCAAACCTACCAGAAAGGCCGACACCTGGGCTGGAGTGGCCTCCCCGTCCATGATGGCCGCCATGGCCACTTCTGTTTCGGCGGCCGTCAGGTCGATGCCGGCCACCACCCGTTCGATGTATTGCCGGATCACGGTTCCCCCTCCTTACTGGCTTTGGGCCAGGGCCAAGGCCGTCAGGGCGGCCCGGGCTTTGTTCTCTGTCTCGATGAACTCGTTGGCCGGCACCGAATCGGCCACCACCCCTGCGCCAGTCTGAAGCAGCACCCGTCCCGGGGTGGTCACCATGGTGCGGATGATGATGCACGTGTCCAAGTTGCCGCTGAAGGACAAGTACCCGAAGGCGCCCCCGTAGGGGCCCCGGGGCACGGGCTCCAGCCGGTCGATGATGGTCATGGCCTCGTGGCGGGGCGTGCCCGACAAGGTGCCCGCCGGGAAGGAGCCGATGAGGGCGTCCACGGCGTCGCAGCCGGGGCGCAGCCGGCCGGTGATGCGGGACACCAGGTGCATCACGTGGGAGTGGCGCTCCACCGTCATGTAGGTGTCCACGTGGATGCTGTCGGGGCTGCACACCTGCTGGAGGTCTTCCCGGCCCAGATCCACCAGCATGGCGTGCTCCTTCTGCTCTTTGGGATCGGCCAACAGTTCGGCAGCCAGGCGCTGGTCTTCGTCTTCGTCCCGGCCCCGGGGCCGCGTGCCCGCCAGGGGCCGCACCGTCACCTGGCCGTCCTCCACCCGGACCAGCATCTCCGGGGAGGCGCCCACCAGGGCGAACTCCACGGGCCCCTTGGGCTGGAAGAAAAACATGTAGGGCGACGGGCTGGTGACCCGCACCGCCCGGTACAAATCGAAGGGATCCACGGTGGTGGCCGCTTCCATCCGGCGGGACACCACCACCTGGGCCACGGAGCCGGCGGCGATGTGGCGGCGGGCCTCCTCCACCATGGCTTCAAAGCGGGCCTGGTCCACCGGCGAGGTGTAGTCGACGGGCCGGCGGGGATTGTCGAGAGCCATGGGCGTCATGTTCAAAGGCTGGGCCAGGGCGGCCCGGGCGGCATCCAGGCGCCGCCGGCCTTCCTGGTAGGCCTGGTGCAGGTCGGTGTCTTCTTCCACCAGCACCGGGGCCACCAGCACCAGATGATGGCGGCTGTGGTCGATGACGGCGATGAGGCGGCAGTCCAGGAAGCAGGCCTCCGGCAGTTCCAGATCGTCGGGCTGGGCCGGGGGCAAGGGGGCCACGTGGCGCACGGCGTCGTAGGCCAGGTAGCCTACGGCGCCGCCGATGAAGCGGGGCAGTACTTCGCCCCCCTCCACCACCTGGAACCCGGCGGCGAAACGGCGCAGGGCCTCAAAAGGATTGTCGGGGCCCGGTTCGGCCTGCCCGCCGGCATGGATGGTGGTCTTGCCCCGGTGGCGCAGCAGGAGCCGCCGGGGATCGGCGCCTATGAAGGAATACCGGCCCACGGGCTCGCCGCCCGTGAGGCTTTCCAGCAAGTAGCCGGGGCCCGACCCCACCAGCTTCCTGAATACGGTCAACGGTGTTTCCGTATCCAAGGCCATGCGGTAAAGGAGCGGGATCACCCTGGCCGCCGGCCGCCCATCAGGCCGGGCGCCGGCGTCCACCAGGCTGTTATCCTTGACCAGGTCGCCGTTCACCAATTCGATAAAGCGTTGTTCCGTTGGGTGGATCATGCCCTTCGGCCTCCCCCAGAAAAACTAAAGCCCTTCGTCCCCTGGGGACGAAGGGCCCAACTTGCCTCCGCGGTGCCACCCCACTGAGATCGGCCCCACGGGCACACCCCGGAAATCAAAAAAACCTTTCGCCCTGGGGCGAAAGGCTTCTTCCGCGGTGCCACCCATGTTCAGGCCCGGCCTGGCGCCGGCTGCATCAACCGCCGGCTGGACCGACCTCTCTCGTGTAGGGTACGGGCCTTGCCGGCAACATTCTGCCGTCGGCCGATACCCTCTTCCCGATTACGGGGGAAGCCACCGTCAAAGCCTACTGGGCCGGGGCGCCCTAGGCGCCGCCGCCGTTCGGTTTGCAGCTCGCGGGGCCATTCAGCACGTGCTGTCCGGGCCGGCCCTTGCACCTCCCCTGGCGGGGTCACCGGCTCGCTGTGCCGTCGCTGGCGTGCCTACTCTTCCCAGTCATTGCCTTTAGCCTATGGAACTGTTGGCGGTAATTTTAGCAGGGGGCCGGCGGAACTGTCAACGTGACGTTTCCGGCTCATCGCTGCAGGCCTCGCCGGCAGCCAAGGTGCAGGCTTGCTCATATGTGAACACATATCCCCGGTCAAAGTTCGGCTGTGAACACAAATGCCGGTTTGGTGCTCAGATATGAACATTCATCGGGCCGGCGGCCGCTGGTTCCGCTGGGAATTGCGTTTCCGGGGCATTTTGAAGCCGTTTTTCCCCGCAGCGCCGCCTTGCTGTTCATTAGCGAGCACAAAAATGCCTGTCGTGTTCAGTAGTGAACAAAAGAGCGGGCAAGCTGCTCATATGGGAGCAGTACCCGGGCTTGGCGTCGGCTTGGCGG
The window above is part of the Sphingobacteriaceae bacterium genome. Proteins encoded here:
- the aroF gene encoding 3-deoxy-7-phosphoheptulonate synthase → MVVVMKPDAGEAQVNAITERLKGVGLGVHVVRGEERTIIGIIGDSRLASGINFEIAEGVERVVPIAQPFKLVSRTFRAENTVVSVGDVHFGGGEPVIIAGPCGVESREQLLETAKAVKEAGAHMLRGGAYKPRTSPYSFQGLEEEGLRLLAEAREVTGLPVITEVVSPDTVDLVAEYSDMLQLGARNMQNFPLLKAVGRSGKPVLLKRGLSATIQEWLMAAEYILSEGNFDVVLCERGIRTFETATRNTLDLSAVPVVKELSHLPVVVDPSHGTGKWSLVPAMAKAGLAAGADGLMVEVHNDPEKALSDGPQSLTPRRFAQLMEELRVLSVSLKQLNGIHQVAAAAGSADR
- a CDS encoding prephenate dehydrogenase/arogenate dehydrogenase family protein, which gives rise to MAQSGFKRLAVIGLGLIGGSWALACRRTGGAAQVTGWDTDPGVLSAAVAMGCIDRAAGSLADALAGADLVVLAAPPRAVLAMAPAVAEHVEPGALVTDTASTKRAVVARYEEALSGKAHFIGGHPMAGSERSGLGAARPDLFHGMPYALTPTPRTDPQALARLEALVAAMGARPAVLRAEDHDRKVAAVSHLPQLTVWAMVRAALGDQEGEAGDSPLQLAGSGWRDTVRLAGSPAAMWREVSMANADQIDYYLSRLAGEVALLRRLLAEGDEEGLERFFAGGRAWAGYGEENDHGHG
- the aroA gene encoding 3-phosphoshikimate 1-carboxyvinyltransferase; the encoded protein is MGTADALPRGDGWVHPDECPPEVLAHLSDLPDPYPVEPLAQPPEAVVEVPGSKSMTNRALVLAALADGPVTVTGALWADDTYYMSVALNQLGIPVRFNRDSHELYVQGRGGDLPAPGAELYTGNAGTATRFLTALCALGSGRCRIDGTPRMRQRPIEPLCDALRQWGAQVHSVEGTGCPPLDIQGPLQGGLARLDSSLSSQYLSALLMVGPYAPQGAVVELTGPPPARPYVDMTMAMMARQGVTVKEEGGSRFIVQPGRYRAQAIGVEPDASSAAYFWAAAAVTGGRVTVKGTGRHSLQGDSGFVDVLAAMGCTVTEDAEGLTVTGPAGGRLKGVDVDLNAMSDMTPTLASLAPFCDSPVTIRNVGHIRVQETDRIAAIAAELARLGISVTELDDGLIIQPGSPRPAVIQTYDDHRMAMAFALVGLRVPGLAVADPSCVAKSFPDYFSVLETLRDS
- the gpr gene encoding GPR endopeptidase, with product MNGRYFDGPRPLRGPVPPPSTPKAGVRTDLAVEAVGPQPIPGVNIDRVEEDGIVVSRVQVETYQAAQQIGKAPGRYITVDAARLRERERQTQERVAAIIGRELRYLLGVPKDAEIFVVGLGNWRATPDALGPRVVENLMVTRHMWDHVPPDLRGGLRPVSALAPGVLGITGIETWDIISSIVDRIRPAAVVAVDALAAMDLSRIVTSVQLADTGIHPGSGVGNRRTGITRETVGVPVIAIGVPTVVHAVTIASQTIDMLVARLRAENRFYELLGAMEGNDKYDLIREILSPAVGDLMVTPKEIDILIEDMAYVVAAGINQALHPDVDSVDFASAFPIH
- a CDS encoding chorismate-binding protein — translated: MIHPTEQRFIELVNGDLVKDNSLVDAGARPDGRPAARVIPLLYRMALDTETPLTVFRKLVGSGPGYLLESLTGGEPVGRYSFIGADPRRLLLRHRGKTTIHAGGQAEPGPDNPFEALRRFAAGFQVVEGGEVLPRFIGGAVGYLAYDAVRHVAPLPPAQPDDLELPEACFLDCRLIAVIDHSRHHLVLVAPVLVEEDTDLHQAYQEGRRRLDAARAALAQPLNMTPMALDNPRRPVDYTSPVDQARFEAMVEEARRHIAAGSVAQVVVSRRMEAATTVDPFDLYRAVRVTSPSPYMFFFQPKGPVEFALVGASPEMLVRVEDGQVTVRPLAGTRPRGRDEDEDQRLAAELLADPKEQKEHAMLVDLGREDLQQVCSPDSIHVDTYMTVERHSHVMHLVSRITGRLRPGCDAVDALIGSFPAGTLSGTPRHEAMTIIDRLEPVPRGPYGGAFGYLSFSGNLDTCIIIRTMVTTPGRVLLQTGAGVVADSVPANEFIETENKARAALTALALAQSQ
- the trpD gene encoding anthranilate phosphoribosyltransferase, which gives rise to MIRQYIERVVAGIDLTAAETEVAMAAIMDGEATPAQVSAFLVGLRMKGETAEELLGAARAMRSRVAAVEAPPGPVLDTCGTGGDGAHTFNISTAAAIVAAACGVKVAKHGNRSVSSRCGSADVLEALGVNLALPPDILSKALSEIGIAFLFAPNLHPAMRHAAGPRREIGIRTVFNLLGPLTNPAGATHQLVGVYDQSRVEQVAETLGSLGARRALVVHGDPGLDEISICGPTLVAQWDEAGLRTYTVTPEELGIQPAPVDALRGGDAAHNAALLRGVLTGEPGPLRDAVLVNAGAALVAAGAAEDVREGVALAAQAVDSGRAMATLEALVEFTQKHGERQAV
- the trpA gene encoding tryptophan synthase subunit alpha; amino-acid sequence: MTSEQKVAAPAANRVDRLFARLKDQGDTGLIVYVTGGDPAPQLTADIVLQVFAAGADMIELGMPFSDPLADGPVIQRAAQRALAAGTRLAHILEAARTVRERGEERPLALLCYVNNVLQHGFDRLPRQLAEAGFDALVVPDLPWEEKEPLAGACRAAGIHLVPFLAPTSPDERIAAVGGEPGGFVYCVSLTGVTGARSQIPPEAEAMLNRARRLCSRPLALGFGIGSPEQAAQLRGLADAVIVGSAVVQRIEGAALDPALDRVPPGALEPVTGFVGSLKAALQGR
- the trpB gene encoding tryptophan synthase subunit beta encodes the protein MTASNRPRLDAVPESQQRKGYFGSFGGQFVPETLMPALHELEEAFAAAMADPSFLQEVDHYLTEYVGRPTPLQEARNLAAALGRPDVGIYLKREDLNHTGAHKINNTIGQALLTKRMGKKRIIAETGAGQHGVATATAAALFGLECTVFMGAEDVRRQRLNVFRMELLGTKVHAVDQGTRTLKDAVNEAIRYWVTHVRDTHYIIGSVVGPHPYPLMVREFQSVIGREARRQVLEQAGRLPDLLVACVGGGSNAMGLFHPFTGDEEVGMVGVEAGGRGREPGRHASSLGLGRPGVLHGALTYLLQDDDGQIIPAHSVSAGLDYPGVGPEHAFLKDSGRAQYMAVTDEEALEGFQLLARTEGIIPALESAHAIAALQHLVPALDQGAVVVVCLSGRGDKDVAQVAQMLHGEGASGESPEGGGAPGTAGHQGGDPYDL